One Penaeus monodon isolate SGIC_2016 unplaced genomic scaffold, NSTDA_Pmon_1 PmonScaffold_23779, whole genome shotgun sequence genomic window, tatatatatataatatatatataatatatatatatatatatatatatatatatatataatatatatatatatatatatatatattacatatatatatatatatatatattatttatattatatatatatatataatattataatatatatatatatatatatatatatataatatatatatatatatataatatatatattatatatatatatatatatatatatatatatatatatatatatatatatatatatatatatatatccaggcaTCCTTGTTGACACCCAGAAAGAATTGaatcaataaatgtaaaaaaaagtacgaatggaaatcaataaataaagacataaaataaataaacaaataaagtaaataaataaataaacaaattaagtcaacaaataaaataataaacagagtcaacaatatatatatatatacatgtacatacatacatactatatatatatatatatatatatatatatatatatatatatatatatatatatatatatatatatatatatatatatatatatatatatactatatatacaatatatataatatatatatatatatatatatatatatatatatatatatatatatatctgtgtgtgtgtgtgtgtgtgtgtgtctgtgtatgtatatgcgcatgcgtatatgtatatatgtatatgtacataatcacCAGCTTCGAATGGTTTACGATGGTTTATTTTCAGGTCTTGGAAGGAGCTGACATCCGCGAAATGATGACTGAGATGATGACCGTCCCCCTCGGCTGTGACCGGCCTCCGTTGTGGAAAAGTCGCCTCATTCCTGTTCCCGAAGATGCACGCTGTTGTCATCCAGAGGTGAAGGCCGCCTTTCCTCACCAGTACGATTTCTTCTTTCTGCCACACCATGCGATATCCGATGGCAATACCATGACGACCACCCTGAGGAATCTCACAGCGCTGCTTGATGATGTGATAGCTGGAAGAACCATTAGGGATGACGAACCTTTGGGGATTCTGGCGGACTATGAAGAAGTCTCGGCATTAGATGCGGAGATTGTGAAGGAGCTGGAGAGGGACCCCGAAAGATTCAGTGAGCTTAAGGCGGAGACTCTGGCTTGTGACACAGCGCCTATCATCCTAAAGGCTTTTCCCCCACCAGGAGGCAAGCCGGCAACCGGGTGCGTTTTCCGTAACGTGGAGCAGGATGTGCTTGCTCGCTTTCGCTCCGCTTGCAAGGCCAATGGAGTGTCTTTCAACAGTGGTTTCGAGGCCCTCATTAACACCGCCTTAGTGGAAATGGTGCGAGACGCCGGCGTGGAGGGCGAGGCGCACAGTATCAGCATCAACCTGGCCACGGATCTCCGGCGGTACATAAAGCCTCGCCCTCTGCCCATCCTCGGCCTCTTCGCTCGCCCCACAGCGCACAGGATCGAGACGCCCGTCGATGTCCGATCTCACTTCTGGGATTACACTAAGGAGCTTCACCGGAAAGTCACTGGTCTCCTGAGTTCCAGCGGAGCCTTCAACCAAGACGTGGTTCGACGCCTCACGCAACCACCCGTCTCGGCTGAAGACTATTACGCCGGGCCGCCTCTGCCGCTGCGGGACTACGGACTCACGAATCTCGGAGACTTCACCGAGAGAATTCCAGGAACAGGAGAACACCTGCAGCTCACGGACATCACCATGTTTGCTGCGATTCCCCTGTCCGTCTACATGATGCTGCACCAGATCTATACGTTCCGCGGACATTCCCCTTACACGCTAAGCTACGATACTTCTTACATGACCGAACACACAGCCACTATGCTCGCCGATGCAGTTCTGACTCTCCTGGATGAATTTGGCCGATCCCAAAGCCAAGGGAACGGAAAAGGAAAGTATGAGCTGGCTAATACTTGAAATGTATTATATGCATCCAAGAAATGTTAGATATATAACTGTCTTTGTAATAAAGGCAGAGAATTGTCCTGCATAAATGTCCAGGTACTATAAAACGAGCTTTTTAACGGTTTTTACTTTCACGTTATTAGGAAGCACAGGTCAGTATGTgcatttaattattagattattaattattagaccTGTTAATAAAGACCTATGGATACCTGTTACCTTGGACTTGTCTGTAGCAGTACAGAGCACGAAAAGCTAAGAGTGAAGTTAAATAAATAACCTTCCCACGAAAACAATTTGGCCACCATTAAGAACgaattccactgtttttttttagcatatgcCATGCGTTCCAGAGACTAACGTAGAAAATAAAACCTCTGAAACCTTGAATGAAGTCTCATATTCCAGAGAAGAGGTAAAGCAAAGAGTTCGAGGCATTTatacttcatacacacacagacacttacgcacacgcacacgcacacacacacacacacacacacacacacacacacacacacacacacacacacacacacacacacacacacacacacacacacacacacaataaaaactgATACCACGTGCACGTTGTTTAGTCGTTTAGGAAAACTAGATCAAACTTCGGGCAAGTTTGATTTGGtagcaggtaaaaaaaaagtcaaaaaaagttttatttgagAACTAGAATTACCCAGTTCAGTGAGTACAGTAAAAGCCCTGTACATATGTGACAAGACCATACATAGcacaaggttaaaaaaaagatacattattTACAAATTGAATTTTCCACTGAAATTCATCATGTCAGCTCTCAGGAAGTGCCGGTAAGTAGCTTGTCGAATTTGTGTTCTGCTGTTTTGCTCTGCTCATGTCAAGCGCGAGAAAGCAActgcaaacatacaaaacattgAATAGGAATGGTTACAGACATGGTactgtaatgatattaattttgtggcaatgaaagaaaaataatggcagGTTATGTGAATAGATATGAACATAAACGTAGAACATTGGAAAATTAACCTTTTTGGATAATGCTGTAGTAGATAtgctctttatatgtatatactcatatacactcatatactcaggtaagatagatagacataaatagatggatagattgatagacagataggtagacagacagacagataatgacAAATAGCTAGACTGCTcaagtaaagaaatatataaagctgTGAGTATATTTATACCGAgcttagtcacacacacacacacacacacaccgatccaggtatgtatataatacactttctaaaatgaaataaacaaactcATATAAAAACAAACTTGCCTCGAGTTCGAAAAGTTTTGGGTCAGCAGTTGCCAGATGTTTCCAGATCGGCCACGGTGTCTTTTAGGGCCGCCCCCCGTGTTTCCGGCAGTCTGAGGGTGACCCCGGCTGCTATTAGAGACACTCCTCCGAAAATAACCAGCGGGAGCCAAGGACCGATGGAACTCTGAGGTTCATTGTTAAAACTGCGTTGTTAAATATCCAGAAGGCATAATTATACAGGAATCAGCAACAGTGTTTTCATaagtaatgtttattttttctcatgtCAGATTTTACACCTTATAGATTCGTGGAAATACTATGGTTATCGACACATTTTGTAAA contains:
- the LOC119570280 gene encoding uncharacterized protein LOC119570280, whose protein sequence is MVYFQVLEGADIREMMTEMMTVPLGCDRPPLWKSRLIPVPEDARCCHPEVKAAFPHQYDFFFLPHHAISDGNTMTTTLRNLTALLDDVIAGRTIRDDEPLGILADYEEVSALDAEIVKELERDPERFSELKAETLACDTAPIILKAFPPPGGKPATGCVFRNVEQDVLARFRSACKANGVSFNSGFEALINTALVEMVRDAGVEGEAHSISINLATDLRRYIKPRPLPILGLFARPTAHRIETPVDVRSHFWDYTKELHRKVTGLLSSSGAFNQDVVRRLTQPPVSAEDYYAGPPLPLRDYGLTNLGDFTERIPGTGEHLQLTDITMFAAIPLSVYMMLHQIYTFRGHSPYTLSYDTSYMTEHTATMLADAVLTLLDEFGRSQSQGNGKGKYELANT